The following proteins are encoded in a genomic region of Periophthalmus magnuspinnatus isolate fPerMag1 chromosome 21, fPerMag1.2.pri, whole genome shotgun sequence:
- the LOC117389593 gene encoding poliovirus receptor homolog, giving the protein MRCGWKEWSTISKEGYARGIGYKEMYCLLIYLALQNTVIEAVQVIGGNVSVVLGETAIFPCLLQETTESLTQITWQRRTRLIKDNTNFYTISSKNGPSYFNGPDERFSFAGNISLRNGSLQLSNVTRSDEGTYTCIFTLFPSGNFKTEIPLNVLVPPETTVKDNVLIVGNEEVILGTCTAAHSWPPASINWHLGKLSDLLRITHNSTKNADSTTTTVSTLFGIPTRSLHNHSVQCVIRTPALPNGSTLPLTIQIHFPPSEVRIHEISKSSLKCVSEANPKANFTWSRTGFSWSDSAVKASDAVLQILKPSSQLNGLFECKATNTYGTNQGYLYLHVSDGGSCTAAWTLFSLLLFINVAGVAMWYYRSNKKCSIPCFNTRHETEQTETSAQPSRPEALSPLRASVVEEQI; this is encoded by the exons ATGAGATGTGGGTGGAAAGAATGGAGTACGATATCCAAGGAAGGATACGCACGTGGAATCGGCTACAAGGAAATGTACTGTTTACTGATTTATTTGGCTCTACAAAACACCGTGATAGAAG CTGTGCAGGTGATTGGAGGGAACGTGTCCGTCGTCCTCGGTGAAACTGCTATTTTCCCATGCTTGCTACAAGAAACAACAGAGAGCCTGACTCAGATCACATGGCAAAGGAGAACCAGACTGATTAAAGATAACACCAATTTCTACACCATTTCGTCAAAAAACGGCCCGTCTTATTTCAATGGACCTGATGAAAGATTCAGTTTTGCTGGAAATATTTCACTACGAAATGGATCATTACAGTTGTCTAATGTGACACGGTCTGATGAAGGGACCTATACATGTATATTCACTTTGTTCCCTAGTGGTAACTTCAAGACGGAGATACCGCTGAATGTACTAG TTCCTCCAGAAACCACAGTGAAAGACAATGTTCTTATTGTGGGGAATGAAGAGGTTATTCTTGGCACCTGCACTGCTGCACATTCCTGGCCTCCAGCATCCATAAACTGGCATTTAGGCAAACTCTCTGACCTGTTGAGAATAACTCACAACTCCACaaaaaatgcagacagcacaacCACTACAGTTAGCACATTGTTTGGGATTCCTACAAGAAGCCTTCACAATCATTCTGTACAATGCGTGATCAGGACTCCAGCATTACCAAATGGGTCCACACTACCTCTCACCATCCAGATCCACT TTCCACCAAGTGAAGTCAGAatacatgaaatatccaaaagctcATTGAAATGTGTGTCTGAAGCCAACCCAAAGGCCAACTTCACTTGGAGCAG aacggGCTTTTCATGGTCAGACTCTGCAGTGAAGGCCAGTGATGCAGTGCTGCAGATTCTCAAACCCTCTTCACAACTCAATGGTCTATTTGAGTGCAAAGCCACCAACACGTACGGGACGAATCAAGGATACCTCTATCTGCATGTATCTGATGGcg GAAGTTGTACTGCTGCCTGGACGCTATTTTCTCTTCTACTTTTCATCAATGTTGCTGGTGTTGCCATGTGGTATTATAG gtCAAATAAAAAGTGCAGCATTCCCTGTTTTAACACAAGACATGAAActgaacaaacagaaacaagtgCACAACCATCGAGGCCAGAAGCCCTAAGTCCTTTACGTGCATCTGTAGTAGAAGAGCAAATCTAG
- the gja8a gene encoding gap junction protein alpha 8 paralog a, with translation MGDWSFLGNILEEVNEHSTVIGRVWLTVLFIFRILILGTAAEFVWGDEQSDYVCNTQQPGCENVCYDEAFPISHIRLWVLQIIFVSTPSLVYVGHAVHHVHMEEKRKEREEAELSRQQELSEERLPLAPDQGSVRTTKETSTKGSKKFRLEGTLLRTYICHIIFKTLFEVGFVVGQYFLYGFRILPLYKCSRWPCPNTVDCFVSRPTEKTVFIIFMLAVACVSLFLNFVEISHLGLKKIRFVFRKPAPAPAQGEGSALPSPQGKGLAPLAVPSLQRAKGYRLLEEEKAPPVTHLYPLAEVGMEAGRGISSFPSLEDKAEEGLPMESISKVYDETLPSYAQTTETAGVTLHEEEEEVQSAEAQAQTGRMEELADEDVEVQAAANDMEASDTIEDTRPLSRMSKASSRARSDDLTV, from the coding sequence ATGGGTGACTGGAGCTTTCTGGGCAATATTTTAGAGGAAGTCAACGAGCACTCTACGGTGATCGGCCGGGTGTGGCTCacagttctgttcatttttcGTATCCTTATACTGGGCACCgctgctgagtttgtttggggCGATGAGCAGTCTGACTACGTGTGCAACACTCAGCAGCCTGGATGTGAAAATGTGTGCTACGATGAGGCCTTCCCAATCTCGCACATTCGACTTTGGGTGCTGCAGATCATTTTTGTGTCCACGCCATCGCTGGTGTATGTCGGCCATGCTGTGCACCATGTCCACATGGAAGAGAAACGCAAAGAGCGCGAGGAGGCAGAACTGAGTCGGCAACAAGAGCTGAGTGAGGAACGCCTGCCACTGGCTCCAGATCAGGGGAGCGTCCGAACTACGAAGGAGACCAGCACCAAGGGGAGCAAGAAGTTCAGGCTAGAAGGCACTTTGCTCAGAACATATATTTGCCATATAATCTTCAAGACACTGTTTGAGGTGGGCTTTGTGGTTGGCCAGTACTTCTTGTATGGGTTTCGCATCTTGCCACTGTACAAATGTAGCCGCTGGCCTTGCCCCAACACCGTAGACTGCTTTGTATCCCGTCCTACAGAGAAGACagtcttcatcatcttcatgcTGGCTGTGGCTTGTGTTTCTCTCTTCCTCAATTTTGTAGAGATCAGCCACTTGGGCTTGAAGAAGATCCGCTTTGTGTTTCGGAAGCCAGCCCCAGCTCCAGCACAGGGCGAGGGATCAGCTCTACCCTCACCACAAGGTAAAGGCCTGGCCCCACTGGCTGTGCCATCATTACAGAGAGCAAAGGGCTACAGGctgctggaggaggagaaggccCCTCCAGTGACACATCTCTATCCTCTGGCCGAGGTGGGCATGGAGGCTGGCAGAGGCATCTCCTCTTTCCCGAGCCTGGAGGACAAGGCAGAGGAGGGGCTACCAATGGAGAGCATCTCAAAGGTTTATGATGAGACTCTACCGTCTTATGCCCAGACCACAGAGACAGCTGGGGTGACTCtacatgaggaggaggaggaggtgcagtcCGCAGAGGCACAGGCACAGACAGGGAGAATGGAGGAATTAGCTGATGAGGATGTTGAAGTGCAAGCAGCAGCAAATGACATGGAGGCATCGGATACGATAGAGGACACTAGACCACTGAGCCGAATGAGCAAAGCCAGTAGCAGGGCCAGGTCAGATGACCTCACTGTATGA